The Nomia melanderi isolate GNS246 chromosome 3, iyNomMela1, whole genome shotgun sequence genomic interval ccagtTGCAGCCCGTAAGTATACatcagtttaataaaatatgcctaaaacaaatttatataaccaaattacatattgataaaacagtagaaacattgccagacttcatataatttgcctaaattttttaattaacagatatgttaacctttaattttctcgaaacaagagaaaatggacctacaccactttcaaaataaatggtcCAATTCTTGTAATTAACTAATTTCTTTCTTAATGTTGTTTCCATTGATGAATTGAACTTGTTAAAAATCAGTGAAGGTGttcttcgatcgatcgattcaacttaattaaaattcgacgtgattatataatatatagcgACAATCATACTGcagatttttattcaaattcacaGCTTCACAGCAAAAGATCTTCAAAATTGAAGtgcaacaatatttcattttctgtgcTAATGATTTCAATAGATGAAAAATCTGCAATATAATGATGATTAATCGGCGATCTTCAATCGTGATCAACCAAAAATTCTTTAGTAGGTAGACTTCTAATGATCAACATATTTCCAGCAGTGTTAATCAgcaattaaagaaaaacataatTCTCTAGTGTATCAGAAATGCAATATTCCAAAGAAGATCAATATCTACACTTTCTCAAATCGTTTAGTTGAACGTCGAAAGTActataaatgcatgaaatccGTACACTACTCAATATTCAACACACAATACTCCGCAGTTAGCATTGAACAGACAACTGGGGTACGTTCACGTAACAAAGAGAATTCTAAATTGCTTCTTGACTGCTAGAAACCGATCGATTAATCTTATTGATTGTGTTCTTCATATTGTATATCTGAGACTATCCCGACTACTTCTCGGCAGTGACGGCGGCTCACTTTCCAAGTCAGCAACCGTTATTGGTGGAACGTAATTCTGTTACCTATCCTGGAACGAAGACCTAATGTTGTATCGATTCAACCTGCTTGCCGGGACCTTCTTTAGCCGGCTACGCGATCATGTAATTCTAATAGACTGTCCACCAGCCTATCTTTGTATTGCGGCACATCCCTCATCTGCTCGCAAATCAGCGGGGTTCTGTCCACGTAGAGAACGCTTTCCAACAGTTCCGGTTCGCGGCTGAAATACTTGCTAGCCGCGGAGGGTTCCAACAGCATGATGGGGATGTTCAAGACACCGTGAGTGATGCACATAACTCGCAAATCATTGATGGACTCCATGAACTCTTCCCAGGGCAGTACGGTGGAAATGTCCAGATTAGCTTCTTTTAGAGTGACCGCCATTGTTTCGTGATAAGTTTTAAACAACTCTTCGCCGTGTTTTTCGCGAAGCTCTCGAGTCGTGGTGAATTGGAGGAAGCAAAGCACATCGTGCGCTGGAGGGTTGTATCTGAAAGTTGAAGAAGTTTACtaagatttaattttgtttcaatattcatttggTATTAGGTATGCCCTAGTTAGTTAAAGTGCAACACACATTTTCAGTATAGAAGAAAATGTATACTCTTTGTTTTTCGTTTAGAAAATGTGCTACTATCAAAAAAGATGGTAGATTTATGAAAACAAGTAAAGATTCGTTTATCTTAAATGAAATAACGATATTTTATGTACCTTCACTCTTTGTGAGTTGAGAAACACATTCAACCATGagttaaattctaaataaaacagaaatgttACTAAAATTTTTACTTCATTGTATTCACACGTTCTTGTTTCCGCAATACAAggggaatatttaattttattctgttattaCCTAAAAGCGATTTTGTGCATTACGTTCCATATCAAATCGACAATTGTTACTTATATTCCATTCGGAAAGATGTGATTCCTGTTACTGTTCAAATTCTATTTGTCGTCAATTCGTGCCTTACCTGGCGAGCTGAAAATCGATGAGGCAACATTCCACGGGTTTCTCCTCCGCATCGTACTTGAACAAAATGTTGTTCGCCCACAGGTCCCCGTGACAGAGTACGTTCTTGTGTTTCGTGGAGGGCAGCAATTTGCCGGCGTGGTCGGCGCACAGATCAATCATCTTCGATTTAAACGCGATCCTCTGATCCTCGTCCAGCTCCGTCATTAGTTCGATCACCGAAACGGTGCCCTTCACGGCCGCGTCGAACATCGCCTTCGCGCGGCCCTCCTTAAGAGGCCAAAGCGTC includes:
- the LOC116428051 gene encoding uncharacterized protein LOC116428051, translated to MRNASTEQILKDEECFEIIRKKLHKESMEDFSLITYEMVPIDEVNGFMGQYFTLKATVACPQSPLETRSINFFTKLPPPLSSPQYDFMCEYGSFKKEVALYTTVFPEMLDPLEERCIPECFLGLENDVIVLEDMVHSGYEMTDKLKPFDFEHCKILMKTLAKFHAKSLIFEEVYQKNLHDEFSHCMQETLWPLKEGRAKAMFDAAVKGTVSVIELMTELDEDQRIAFKSKMIDLCADHAGKLLPSTKHKNVLCHGDLWANNILFKYDAEEKPVECCLIDFQLARYNPPAHDVLCFLQFTTTRELREKHGEELFKTYHETMAVTLKEANLDISTVLPWEEFMESINDLRVMCITHGVLNIPIMLLEPSAASKYFSREPELLESVLYVDRTPLICEQMRDVPQYKDRLVDSLLELHDRVAG